A portion of the Streptomyces sp. NBC_01335 genome contains these proteins:
- a CDS encoding 4-hydroxy-3-methylbut-2-enyl diphosphate reductase: MGRMTATPARRVLLAAPRGYCAGVDRAVIAVEKALEQYGAPVYVRHEIVHNKYVVQTLEKKGAIFVETTAEVPEGSIVMFSAHGVAPTVHAEAAERRLATIDATCPLVTKVHKEAVRFAKEDYDILLIGHEGHEEVIGTSGEAPDHITLVDGPEDVANVEVRDESKVVWLSQTTLSVDETMETVDALKNKFPNLLSPPSDDICYATQNRQVAVKKLAEDAELVIVVGSKNSSNSIRMVEVALDAGAPAAHLVDFASEIEEAWLEGVTTVGLTSGASVPDVLVDGVLEWLAERGYADVETVKTAEESITFSLPKELRRDLRAEAAALARQ; encoded by the coding sequence ATGGGACGCATGACTGCAACCCCTGCCCGCCGTGTCCTGCTCGCCGCTCCCCGTGGCTACTGCGCGGGCGTGGACCGTGCCGTGATCGCCGTCGAGAAGGCCCTGGAGCAGTACGGGGCCCCGGTCTACGTGCGCCACGAGATCGTGCACAACAAGTACGTCGTGCAGACCCTGGAGAAGAAGGGGGCGATCTTCGTGGAGACCACCGCGGAGGTCCCCGAGGGCTCCATCGTGATGTTCTCCGCGCACGGCGTGGCCCCGACGGTCCACGCCGAGGCCGCCGAGCGCCGGCTCGCCACGATCGACGCCACCTGCCCGCTCGTCACCAAGGTCCACAAGGAAGCCGTCCGCTTCGCCAAGGAGGACTACGACATCCTCCTGATCGGCCACGAGGGCCACGAAGAGGTCATCGGCACCAGCGGCGAGGCCCCCGACCACATCACCCTGGTCGACGGCCCCGAGGACGTCGCCAACGTCGAGGTCCGCGACGAGTCGAAGGTCGTCTGGCTCTCCCAGACCACGCTCTCGGTGGACGAGACCATGGAGACGGTCGACGCCCTCAAGAACAAGTTCCCGAACCTGCTCTCCCCGCCGAGCGACGACATCTGCTACGCCACGCAGAACCGCCAGGTCGCCGTGAAGAAGCTGGCCGAGGACGCCGAGCTGGTCATCGTCGTCGGCTCCAAGAACTCCTCCAACTCGATCCGCATGGTCGAGGTCGCCCTGGACGCCGGAGCCCCCGCCGCCCACCTGGTCGACTTCGCCTCCGAGATCGAGGAGGCCTGGCTGGAAGGCGTCACCACGGTCGGCCTGACCTCCGGCGCCTCCGTACCGGACGTCCTCGTCGACGGCGTGCTGGAGTGGCTCGCCGAGCGCGGTTACGCGGACGTGGAGACGGTCAAGACGGCCGAGGAGTCGATCACCTTCTCGCTGCCCAAGGAGCTCCGCCGCGACCTGCGCGCCGAGGCCGCAGCCCTCGCCCGGCAGTAA